In the genome of Bradyrhizobium sp. CIAT3101, one region contains:
- a CDS encoding acyl carrier protein, which produces MKNTLNFVGDGDDVDVIFDVERTFGIKLTDAEAEQTRTVGQLYDLIELKRPNAGTRTQACLSQMAFYRLRRALKIMGIAGEITPQTPISILEQIEPRSIAPKWRRLAQNSGLDLPSLETSFQCSERVVRWRALFVWGTLMCLWMAFGIPWDYRLFMLMAGALCLDIGLGCLGWLIFRTIPRRILTIGELAREAAGVSFAKLIIENNESAPSDRWFALTAILRAITGHTVAITRQTTFFAKHATHDLAL; this is translated from the coding sequence ATGAAAAACACGCTGAACTTCGTCGGCGATGGTGACGATGTGGACGTCATCTTCGACGTCGAACGAACCTTTGGGATCAAGCTGACCGACGCGGAAGCGGAGCAGACACGCACCGTCGGCCAGCTTTACGATCTGATCGAATTGAAGCGTCCGAATGCCGGCACCAGGACGCAAGCGTGCCTGTCTCAAATGGCATTCTACCGCCTGCGCCGCGCACTTAAGATCATGGGAATTGCGGGCGAGATCACGCCCCAAACACCCATTTCAATTCTTGAGCAAATCGAGCCTCGTTCGATAGCTCCGAAATGGCGCCGGCTTGCGCAGAATTCAGGCCTTGATCTTCCAAGTCTGGAAACCTCTTTCCAGTGTTCGGAGCGCGTCGTTCGTTGGCGGGCCCTTTTTGTGTGGGGAACGCTCATGTGCCTATGGATGGCCTTTGGAATCCCATGGGACTATCGGCTTTTCATGCTCATGGCGGGCGCACTCTGCCTCGACATTGGCCTTGGCTGCCTGGGGTGGCTGATCTTCCGGACCATTCCGCGTCGCATTCTCACGATCGGCGAATTGGCGCGAGAAGCGGCTGGCGTCAGCTTTGCGAAACTGATCATCGAGAACAACGAAAGCGCGCCGTCTGACCGGTGGTTTGCGCTAACGGCGATCTTGCGAGCGATTACGGGGCACACGGTTGCAATTACGCGTCAGACGACGTTCTTTGCGAAGCACGCGACCCACGACTTAGCGCTCTGA
- a CDS encoding ABC transporter ATP-binding protein: MSTPLLTIEDVAVELPTPRGNLRAVDHVDLSLEPGRTLGIVGESGCGKTMLSRAILQLLPKKAKLSGRVMFDGQDLVRLAPESLRRLRARDLAVVFQDPMTSLNPVLTIGTQLMETIQEHLELDAPAARKRSIELLAAVGIPAPEQRLAQYPHQCSGGMRQRIAIAIALSCEPKLLIADEPTTALDVTIQAQILDLLAREQRRRHMAMIIITHDLGVVAGRADEVAVMYAGRVVERAPTQALFKRMHMPYTEALLAAIPKLETAPHTPLPAISGRPPDPTRPLKGCSFAPRCRYAAGRCHEAKPELKSAEMPGHLYACFHPIQMTEGIGA, encoded by the coding sequence GTGAGCACGCCGCTGCTGACCATCGAGGACGTCGCGGTCGAGCTGCCGACCCCGCGCGGCAATTTGCGCGCGGTCGATCATGTCGACCTGTCGCTGGAGCCGGGCCGCACGCTCGGAATCGTCGGTGAATCCGGCTGCGGCAAGACCATGCTGTCGCGGGCGATCCTCCAACTGCTGCCGAAGAAGGCGAAGCTCTCCGGGCGCGTCATGTTCGACGGCCAGGATCTGGTCCGGCTCGCGCCTGAAAGCTTGCGCCGCCTGCGCGCGCGCGACCTCGCGGTGGTGTTCCAGGATCCGATGACCTCGCTCAATCCGGTGCTGACGATCGGAACCCAGTTGATGGAGACGATCCAGGAGCACCTCGAGCTCGACGCGCCGGCCGCGCGGAAGCGCAGCATCGAGCTGCTCGCCGCCGTCGGCATTCCTGCGCCGGAGCAGCGGCTCGCGCAATATCCGCATCAATGCTCCGGCGGCATGCGCCAGCGCATCGCGATTGCGATCGCGCTGTCCTGCGAGCCGAAACTTCTGATCGCGGACGAGCCGACCACGGCGCTCGACGTCACCATCCAGGCGCAGATCCTCGATCTGCTGGCGCGCGAGCAGCGCCGCCGCCACATGGCGATGATCATCATCACCCACGATCTCGGCGTGGTCGCCGGTCGCGCCGACGAGGTCGCGGTGATGTATGCGGGCAGGGTGGTGGAACGTGCGCCGACCCAGGCGCTCTTCAAACGCATGCACATGCCCTACACCGAGGCGTTGCTGGCGGCGATCCCGAAGCTGGAGACCGCGCCGCATACGCCGTTGCCCGCCATCTCCGGCCGTCCGCCCGATCCGACACGGCCGCTCAAAGGCTGCTCCTTCGCGCCGCGCTGCCGCTATGCGGCCGGGCGCTGCCACGAAGCCAAGCCCGAGTTGAAGAGCGCCGAGATGCCGGGGCATCTCTACGCCTGCTTTCACCCGATCCAGATGACGGAAGGGATTGGCGCGTGA
- a CDS encoding ABC transporter permease — protein sequence MATLELSMQDEVSAPVRRKRKLGLLFWIASLWLTAIIALAILAPVLPLQNPVDMDMLERRAAFSTEHWLGTDGLGRDELARLIFGARVSLTVGLIAPMIGLGIGGALGLLAGYFRGRFETLVVGSMDVLLAFPPLIFALAVTAYLGQSIPNLTIILGVLGIPAFMRVARAATLTLARREFVIAAEALGASHARILLRELLPNVILPLLAFFLLGVAVTIVVEGALSFLGLGVPPPMASWGSMIGEGRDSLDVAPRLAFLPAVGLFLTVLAFNLVGDTMRALTDPRQGAL from the coding sequence ATGGCCACGCTTGAGCTTTCGATGCAGGACGAGGTGTCGGCGCCGGTTCGGCGCAAGCGCAAGCTCGGGCTGCTGTTCTGGATCGCGAGCCTCTGGCTCACCGCTATCATTGCGCTCGCGATCCTCGCACCGGTGCTGCCGCTGCAGAATCCCGTCGACATGGACATGCTGGAGCGCCGCGCCGCGTTCTCGACCGAGCACTGGCTCGGCACCGACGGCCTTGGCCGCGACGAGCTTGCCCGGCTGATCTTCGGGGCGCGCGTCTCGCTGACCGTGGGGCTGATCGCGCCGATGATCGGCCTTGGTATCGGCGGCGCGCTGGGCCTGCTCGCCGGCTATTTCCGCGGCCGGTTCGAGACGCTGGTGGTCGGCAGCATGGACGTGCTGCTCGCCTTTCCGCCGCTGATCTTCGCGCTCGCGGTGACCGCCTATCTCGGCCAGTCGATTCCCAATCTCACCATCATCCTCGGCGTGCTCGGCATTCCCGCCTTCATGCGGGTGGCGCGCGCGGCGACGCTGACACTGGCGCGGCGCGAATTCGTCATCGCGGCCGAGGCGCTCGGCGCCAGCCATGCGCGCATCCTGCTGCGCGAGTTGCTGCCGAACGTGATCTTGCCGCTGCTGGCGTTCTTCCTGCTTGGCGTCGCCGTCACCATCGTGGTCGAGGGTGCACTGTCCTTCCTCGGGCTCGGCGTACCGCCGCCGATGGCGAGCTGGGGCAGCATGATCGGCGAGGGGCGCGACAGCCTCGACGTCGCGCCGCGGCTGGCCTTCCTGCCGGCGGTCGGATTGTTCCTGACCGTGCTGGCATTCAACCTCGTCGGCGACACCATGCGGGCATTGACCGACCCGCGTCAGGGGGCGCTGTGA
- a CDS encoding ASCH domain-containing protein — translation MNKPVPERYRDLRTFAFGDSPALADELLELVVKGIKTATCSTEDEPNTSTPGERWVVLDGRGEPRCVIESVEIAYRRFNDVDAAFAYDEGEGDRSLAYWRNAHRTYFGRLGRFSEDMMLMCERFRLIEVFGD, via the coding sequence ATGAACAAGCCGGTGCCCGAACGATATCGAGATCTCCGGACGTTTGCCTTCGGCGACAGTCCGGCGCTTGCCGATGAACTGCTCGAACTCGTCGTCAAGGGCATCAAGACGGCGACCTGCAGCACGGAAGACGAGCCCAACACGTCGACGCCCGGTGAGCGCTGGGTCGTGCTCGACGGGCGGGGAGAGCCGCGCTGCGTCATCGAATCCGTCGAGATCGCCTACCGGCGCTTCAATGACGTCGACGCGGCCTTTGCCTACGATGAGGGCGAGGGCGATCGCAGCCTCGCCTATTGGCGCAACGCCCATCGCACCTATTTCGGCCGGCTCGGACGGTTCAGCGAAGACATGATGCTCATGTGCGAGCGCTTCCGCCTGATCGAGGTTTTCGGCGATTGA
- a CDS encoding ABC transporter permease, whose protein sequence is MLNFVVRRLLAILPVLLAVSLLTFLIASLLPGDLAFVILGDQATPENVAALRHDMGLDQPIWWRYLSWLGHVLQGDLGRSFRTGQTVLQAVSERIPVSLELMLMAEFIGLLIGVPLAIACAARAGGAFDRFMTGSAFAMLSMPSFLMAILLIYLFAVELHWLPATGYVPFTEEPLANLRFFVLPALTLALAEWPGIMRVLRSDMIATLQEDYIALAKAKGLKPSRILFVHALKPSSLTLVTVTGINIGRLLGGTLIVESIFALPGIGRLLVGAIYTRDLVILQGVVLLVACGFVIVNFIVDMLYAVLDPRIRHGHA, encoded by the coding sequence ATGCTGAACTTCGTCGTGCGGCGGCTGCTGGCCATCCTGCCGGTCCTGCTTGCCGTCTCGCTGCTCACCTTCCTGATCGCCTCGCTGCTGCCTGGCGATCTCGCCTTCGTCATCCTCGGCGATCAGGCGACACCTGAGAATGTCGCGGCGCTCCGTCATGACATGGGGCTCGACCAGCCGATCTGGTGGCGCTACCTGAGCTGGCTCGGCCACGTGCTGCAGGGCGATCTCGGCCGCTCGTTCCGCACCGGGCAGACCGTGCTGCAGGCGGTGAGCGAGCGCATCCCGGTCTCGCTCGAGCTGATGCTGATGGCTGAGTTCATCGGCCTCCTGATCGGCGTTCCCCTCGCGATCGCCTGCGCCGCGCGCGCCGGCGGTGCGTTCGACCGCTTCATGACCGGCAGCGCCTTTGCGATGCTGTCGATGCCGTCCTTCCTGATGGCGATCCTGCTGATCTACCTGTTCGCGGTCGAGCTGCACTGGCTGCCGGCGACCGGCTATGTGCCGTTCACCGAGGAGCCGCTCGCCAATTTGCGCTTCTTCGTGCTGCCGGCGCTGACCTTGGCGCTGGCGGAATGGCCGGGCATCATGCGGGTGCTGCGCTCCGACATGATCGCGACCTTGCAGGAGGACTACATCGCCCTTGCGAAAGCAAAAGGCTTGAAGCCTTCGCGCATCCTGTTCGTGCATGCGCTGAAACCGTCGTCACTGACCCTGGTGACGGTGACGGGCATCAATATCGGCCGCCTGCTCGGCGGCACGCTGATCGTGGAATCGATCTTCGCGCTGCCGGGCATCGGCCGGCTGCTGGTCGGCGCGATCTACACCCGCGACCTCGTCATCCTCCAGGGCGTGGTGCTGCTGGTCGCCTGTGGCTTCGTCATCGTGAACTTCATCGTCGATATGCTCTACGCCGTGCTCGATCCGAGGATCCGCCATGGCCACGCTTGA
- a CDS encoding isocitrate/isopropylmalate dehydrogenase family protein, with product MSANNAFHIAVLAGDGIGPEVMAPALEVLRKIESKSGLSFRFTEAPAGANNYRATGKSMPDSTIKLCEEADAILLGACGLPSVRYPDNTEIAPQIELRFIFDLYAGVRPARLIPGVPSPIVGADKRGIDLVVIRESTEGLFASMGKGVVTHEDARETMVITRKTSERLFDFSFRLAERRKARGKPGSLACVDKANVFKAFAFFRGIFDEIAKKHPDVKTDRLYVDACSAMLVKRPWDFDVMVMENMFGDIVSDITASLIGGLGMAPSADIGDKYAVFQPCHGTAPDIMGQGKANPTGMILSAAMMLDWLADKHGVESAAEAGEQIERAVDQVYAGGLKPMEFGGSNGTADITKAVLSAL from the coding sequence ATGTCCGCAAACAACGCTTTCCATATCGCTGTGCTCGCCGGTGACGGCATCGGTCCCGAAGTCATGGCGCCCGCGCTCGAGGTGCTGCGCAAGATCGAGTCAAAATCCGGCTTGAGCTTCCGCTTCACCGAGGCGCCGGCCGGCGCGAATAATTATCGCGCCACCGGCAAGTCGATGCCGGATTCCACGATCAAATTGTGCGAGGAAGCCGACGCGATCCTGCTCGGAGCCTGTGGCCTGCCGTCGGTGCGCTACCCCGACAATACCGAGATCGCGCCACAGATCGAGCTGCGCTTCATCTTCGATCTCTACGCCGGCGTGCGCCCGGCGCGGCTCATTCCGGGCGTGCCGAGCCCGATCGTCGGCGCCGACAAGCGCGGCATCGATCTCGTGGTGATCCGCGAGTCCACCGAAGGCCTGTTCGCCTCGATGGGCAAGGGCGTCGTCACCCATGAGGACGCGCGCGAGACCATGGTGATCACGCGCAAGACCTCCGAGCGGCTGTTCGACTTCTCGTTTCGCCTGGCCGAGCGGCGCAAGGCACGCGGCAAGCCGGGCTCGCTCGCCTGTGTCGACAAGGCGAATGTGTTCAAGGCCTTTGCGTTCTTCCGCGGCATTTTCGACGAGATCGCGAAGAAGCATCCCGACGTGAAGACCGATCGTCTCTATGTCGATGCCTGCTCGGCGATGCTGGTCAAGCGCCCCTGGGATTTCGATGTGATGGTGATGGAGAACATGTTCGGCGACATCGTCTCCGACATCACGGCGAGCCTGATCGGCGGCCTCGGCATGGCGCCGTCGGCCGATATCGGCGACAAATACGCCGTGTTCCAGCCGTGCCACGGCACCGCGCCCGACATCATGGGGCAGGGCAAGGCCAATCCCACCGGCATGATCCTGTCGGCGGCGATGATGCTGGACTGGCTCGCCGACAAGCACGGCGTCGAGAGCGCGGCGGAGGCCGGTGAGCAGATCGAACGCGCGGTCGATCAGGTCTATGCCGGCGGCCTCAAGCCGATGGAGTTCGGTGGCAGCAACGGCACGGCCGATATCACCAAGGCGGTGCTTTCCGCGTTGTAG
- a CDS encoding alcohol dehydrogenase, producing the protein MKSFKVADFKAPLQEFDEATPQPSGTQVLIRVKAAGVCHSDLHIWEGGYDLGHGRKPLSLKDRGINLPLTMGHETVGEVLAFGPDVKPTDQGGLKLGDVGLVYPWIGCGKCATCLAGDENMCLTPRSLGVYCDGGYSDHMLVPHPRYLLNLKGLDPASAAPYACSGVTTYSALKKVEQHFDTPIVMFGAGGLGLMALSLLKAMGGKGAIMVDIDAKKREAAEKAGALATVDPKAGDALEQLAKKAGGPIRAVIDLVGNAATTQLGFDCLTKGGKLVIVGLFGGGATWALPLIPIKAVTIQGSYVGNLRETQELLDLVRAKNVAPIPVTKAPLNKANDALLQLQQGAVVGRTVLTP; encoded by the coding sequence ATGAAGAGTTTCAAGGTCGCCGATTTCAAGGCGCCGCTGCAGGAGTTCGACGAGGCGACGCCGCAACCCTCGGGCACGCAGGTGCTGATCAGGGTGAAGGCCGCCGGCGTCTGCCACAGCGACCTCCACATCTGGGAAGGCGGCTACGATCTCGGCCACGGCCGCAAGCCGCTGTCGTTGAAGGATCGCGGCATCAACCTGCCGCTGACCATGGGCCACGAGACCGTCGGCGAAGTTTTGGCGTTCGGGCCCGACGTGAAGCCGACCGATCAGGGCGGCCTCAAGCTTGGCGACGTCGGCCTGGTCTATCCCTGGATCGGCTGCGGCAAATGCGCCACCTGCCTCGCCGGCGACGAGAACATGTGCCTGACGCCGCGCTCGCTCGGCGTCTATTGCGACGGCGGCTATTCAGATCACATGCTGGTGCCGCATCCACGCTATCTGCTCAACCTGAAAGGCCTCGATCCCGCGTCGGCTGCGCCTTACGCCTGCTCGGGCGTCACCACCTACAGCGCGCTGAAGAAGGTGGAGCAGCATTTCGATACGCCGATCGTGATGTTCGGTGCCGGCGGTCTCGGCCTGATGGCGCTGTCGCTGCTGAAGGCGATGGGCGGCAAGGGCGCGATCATGGTCGATATCGACGCGAAGAAGCGCGAGGCCGCCGAGAAGGCCGGCGCACTCGCGACCGTCGATCCCAAGGCGGGCGATGCGCTGGAGCAGCTCGCGAAGAAAGCCGGCGGGCCGATCCGCGCTGTGATCGACCTCGTCGGCAATGCCGCGACGACGCAGCTCGGTTTCGACTGCCTGACCAAGGGCGGCAAGCTCGTCATCGTCGGCCTGTTCGGCGGCGGCGCGACCTGGGCCTTGCCGCTGATCCCGATCAAGGCGGTGACGATCCAGGGCAGCTACGTCGGCAATTTGCGTGAAACGCAGGAGCTGCTCGACCTCGTCCGCGCCAAGAACGTGGCGCCGATCCCGGTGACGAAGGCGCCGCTCAACAAGGCCAACGACGCGCTGCTGCAGTTGCAGCAGGGTGCCGTGGTCGGGCGCACGGTGCTGACGCCGTAA
- a CDS encoding oligopeptide/dipeptide ABC transporter ATP-binding protein, producing MQLAVQKQPLLNVDNLVVEYGLGNKTVHAVSGVSLHVARGETLGLVGESGCGKSTLGRAVLQLRRAKSGRVLFDGEDLTAMEGDALRKMRRRVQLIFQDPIASLNPRRRIGDIVAEPLIIAGVKDAAERKRRVHEVLSAVGLDPDLVAGRLPHEFSGGQCQRICIARSLVLNPEFIVCDEPVSALDVSIRAQILNLLEEMKARFGLTLLFIAHDLAVVKAVSDRVAVMYLGRLCEVGPSEQLFAKPAHPYTGLLLEAIPVPDPDVRPAESVAIGEPPSPIAPPSGCRFRTRCPRADQRCSAEIPELREVAPGQFAACHHPLG from the coding sequence ATGCAGCTCGCCGTGCAGAAGCAGCCGTTGCTGAACGTCGACAATCTCGTCGTCGAATATGGTCTTGGCAACAAGACGGTGCACGCGGTCTCCGGCGTCAGCCTTCACGTCGCGCGCGGCGAGACGCTGGGGCTGGTCGGCGAGTCCGGCTGCGGCAAGTCGACGCTGGGCCGCGCGGTGCTGCAATTGCGGCGTGCCAAAAGCGGCCGCGTGCTGTTCGACGGCGAAGACCTCACCGCGATGGAGGGCGATGCGCTGCGAAAGATGCGCCGCCGCGTGCAGCTGATCTTCCAGGACCCGATCGCCTCGCTCAATCCGCGCCGGCGCATCGGTGACATCGTCGCCGAGCCGCTGATCATCGCTGGTGTCAAGGATGCCGCCGAGCGCAAGCGGCGCGTTCACGAGGTTCTCTCCGCGGTCGGGCTCGATCCCGATCTCGTGGCGGGGCGGTTACCGCACGAGTTTTCCGGCGGCCAATGCCAGCGCATCTGCATCGCGCGATCGCTCGTGCTCAACCCCGAGTTCATCGTGTGCGACGAGCCGGTCTCCGCGCTCGACGTCTCCATCCGCGCGCAGATCCTCAACCTGCTGGAGGAGATGAAGGCGCGGTTCGGCCTGACGTTGCTGTTCATCGCGCATGACCTTGCCGTGGTCAAAGCGGTCAGCGATCGCGTCGCGGTGATGTATCTCGGTCGGCTCTGCGAGGTCGGCCCATCGGAGCAATTGTTCGCAAAACCTGCGCATCCCTATACCGGGCTGTTGCTTGAGGCGATCCCGGTACCTGATCCGGACGTGCGTCCCGCCGAGAGCGTGGCGATCGGCGAGCCGCCATCGCCGATTGCGCCGCCATCCGGTTGCCGCTTCCGCACCCGCTGCCCGCGGGCGGACCAGCGATGCAGCGCGGAGATACCGGAGTTGCGTGAGGTTGCGCCCGGCCAGTTCGCCGCTTGCCACCATCCGCTGGGCTAA